Proteins from one Akkermansiaceae bacterium genomic window:
- a CDS encoding TrkA family potassium uptake protein → MKFCIIGLGNFGTQLARQLGRDGHEIVAVDNDPAHIHALKDEIEYIVRADCTDIAAFHEIPVDACDAVILAIGEDFEASLSIAANLQQLGAKRIISRIINPLHGRLLKLLKIDELMIPEAMAAAWLARSLKTPDLIDSLDLGGGYEIAQIMAPPSLLGKTLQDAELRSRYDLNLVTIGKSRGAAALSSVRQPISKVLGIPRPDRPFEEDDVLVLFGLGKNLRKMVRDHHP, encoded by the coding sequence ATGAAATTCTGCATCATCGGCCTCGGCAATTTCGGCACTCAGCTTGCACGCCAACTCGGGCGTGACGGACATGAAATCGTGGCCGTCGACAATGATCCAGCCCACATTCATGCGCTCAAGGATGAGATCGAATACATCGTCCGGGCAGACTGCACGGACATCGCCGCGTTCCATGAGATCCCGGTTGATGCTTGTGACGCGGTAATCCTTGCCATCGGTGAGGATTTCGAGGCTTCCCTCTCCATCGCAGCCAATCTTCAGCAACTCGGAGCGAAAAGGATTATCAGCAGGATCATCAACCCGCTCCACGGAAGGCTCTTGAAGCTGCTCAAGATCGATGAACTGATGATTCCGGAAGCGATGGCAGCCGCGTGGTTGGCACGCTCGCTCAAAACTCCGGATCTGATCGACAGCCTGGATCTGGGAGGTGGCTACGAGATCGCCCAGATCATGGCTCCTCCGTCGCTGTTGGGTAAGACCCTGCAGGACGCGGAGCTGCGATCCAGATATGATCTGAATCTCGTCACCATCGGGAAGTCCCGCGGAGCCGCCGCGCTCAGTTCCGTCCGCCAACCCATCAGCAAGGTTCTCGGCATCCCCCGGCCGGACCGACCGTTCGAGGAAGACGATGTTTTGGTCTTGTTCGGGCTGGGGAAAAATCTGCGGAAGATGGTCAGGGACCATCATCCATGA
- the mnhG gene encoding monovalent cation/H(+) antiporter subunit G, translated as MMTMLASAFILIGGFFALVAALGVFRFSDFYARVHAATKASTFGFGFTLLAAASVLGTASAWFKAALALAFLFITLPVAAHLLSRSVKSSPKQISPGDQDPT; from the coding sequence ATGATGACGATGCTTGCTTCCGCTTTTATCCTGATAGGGGGTTTTTTCGCGTTGGTCGCGGCTCTCGGGGTATTCCGGTTTTCCGACTTCTATGCCAGGGTTCATGCAGCAACCAAGGCCAGTACCTTCGGATTTGGATTCACCCTGCTCGCCGCCGCTTCGGTGCTGGGAACCGCTTCCGCGTGGTTCAAGGCGGCGTTGGCACTTGCGTTCCTGTTCATCACCTTGCCGGTGGCCGCCCATCTGCTGTCCAGATCGGTGAAATCGTCACCCAAACAGATTTCTCCAGGCGATCAGGATCCCACGTAG
- a CDS encoding Na+/H+ antiporter subunit E: protein MSYLWKRTILRVPALVRFLPIYLREMTLSNLRVAVDAFRRNPRFTPGFVEVSVKGYDPIQQWEAACLISMTPGTLTIDLEDASGVLLVHALYMTSPDRTRSELETLIHQALGKPRP, encoded by the coding sequence ATGAGCTATCTCTGGAAAAGAACGATATTGAGAGTCCCAGCATTGGTCCGGTTCCTGCCGATCTACTTGCGGGAGATGACCCTCTCCAACCTACGTGTGGCGGTGGACGCTTTCCGTAGGAATCCCCGCTTTACTCCTGGATTCGTCGAAGTGTCGGTAAAGGGATATGATCCGATCCAACAATGGGAGGCAGCCTGCCTGATTTCGATGACACCGGGAACGCTGACGATTGATCTAGAGGATGCCTCCGGAGTCCTGCTCGTCCACGCGCTTTACATGACCTCCCCGGACCGGACACGGAGTGAGCTGGAGACGCTGATCCACCAAGCCTTGGGAAAACCGCGACCATGA
- a CDS encoding NADH-quinone oxidoreductase subunit K, with amino-acid sequence METIIILLTGFLFTCGFYLMLRRNFTRMLIGVLFLSQAANLVILVLPGLGPGVSAIVREGATRPPAGTPDPLPQALILTAIVIGFGVIAFAIVLLKKAHHDLKTDDLDRLVETDV; translated from the coding sequence ATGGAAACCATCATCATTCTTCTCACCGGGTTCCTTTTTACCTGCGGGTTCTACCTCATGCTGCGCAGGAATTTCACCCGCATGCTCATTGGCGTGCTTTTTTTGAGTCAGGCGGCGAACCTCGTTATTCTGGTGCTGCCCGGGTTGGGGCCGGGAGTTTCAGCGATTGTCAGAGAGGGAGCCACCCGTCCACCGGCGGGCACTCCGGATCCGCTGCCACAGGCGCTCATCCTCACCGCCATCGTCATTGGCTTCGGGGTGATCGCCTTCGCCATCGTGTTGCTGAAGAAAGCCCATCACGATCTCAAGACGGACGATCTGGACCGTCTCGTGGAAACCGACGTCTGA
- a CDS encoding DUF4040 domain-containing protein produces the protein MEWYLVGMMAIVAGAVTWPWLAARHSVAAGWLSAIVPAAMFVWLAMQAAPIAAGDLPEWTGHWVPQMDVSLGFRMDGPGLLLSMLVTGIGSLILIYGGGYLKGSIQSPSFFVFVQLFMLAMLGVASSDNLLVLFVFWELTSIASYLLIGLSHQEEAARKAALRALLVTGTGGLALLAGILLVASVGGSFSLAELQERGELVRSSPYYTGIFALIALGAFTKSAQVPFHFWLPDAMAAPTPVSAYLHSATMVKAGVFLLAKFFPILGGTVLWHDTLTFVGVVTMLAGGLFALAQTDLKRLLAYSTMSALGTLVMLLGMGTELAIKAAMVFLVVHALYKAPLFMIAGVVDKATGTRNITLLQGLGKPLPMLSFAAALAAFSMSGLPPFIGFIGKELLYEAELQATHFAILLTTLGFAANAVNVAVALKVGISPFRKRGEMPEVNPKARKSALLIGPLLLAVAGAVVGLFPGLLGRGLVDPAVRDIVGHPVESGLKLWHGFSLLLAISGVTVVAGVFLYVFRDKVRAVIGLGLQRIPLKASELFDHGVHSTIGAAGSITRFFQHGNLRLYLVVVILCLSSLITAALWGSAWAGFPQSGPVRLLPLGVAVLMVFAGVVAIRSRSTVMAVLAMGGVGYGVALVFALVGAPDLALTQVLVETLTLVLFALVIRQLPPIQSVARSSVRRRRWDFIIALAGGLAITVALLAVRTSPMPDELRVSAEMSERSYPEAFGRNVVNVILVDFRALDTLGEICVLAIASIGVAGLLLGSGRRNAEAELAVATPLFRTAVTWMTPLLIFMSVLLLFRGHNEPGGGFIGGLVAGAGLVLKRLAQADRPVHGARTPLLFIAGGVAAALASVLPSLFSRLPFMQGVWIGSLWLPFVGKTKFGTPFLFDCGVYLVVVGVSLLILTRLIRSENPKPLAKS, from the coding sequence ATGGAATGGTACCTTGTTGGTATGATGGCGATTGTCGCCGGGGCAGTTACATGGCCCTGGCTTGCCGCGAGGCATTCGGTTGCCGCCGGATGGTTGTCCGCGATTGTCCCAGCAGCGATGTTCGTGTGGCTGGCCATGCAGGCAGCACCTATAGCAGCAGGAGATCTTCCAGAATGGACGGGGCACTGGGTCCCGCAGATGGACGTTTCATTAGGCTTCAGGATGGATGGCCCCGGTTTGTTGCTCTCGATGCTCGTGACAGGAATTGGGTCGCTGATTCTGATTTACGGGGGAGGTTACCTCAAAGGCTCGATCCAATCGCCGTCGTTCTTCGTTTTTGTCCAGTTGTTCATGTTGGCGATGCTGGGGGTAGCATCCTCCGACAATCTTCTGGTGCTGTTTGTTTTCTGGGAATTGACCAGTATCGCCAGCTACCTGCTGATCGGGCTTTCCCACCAGGAGGAGGCTGCCAGAAAAGCGGCGCTCCGTGCGCTGCTTGTGACAGGTACGGGTGGCCTTGCGCTACTCGCGGGCATCCTTCTGGTGGCTTCGGTGGGAGGGTCATTCAGCCTCGCAGAGCTACAGGAAAGGGGGGAGCTGGTCCGCAGCAGCCCCTATTACACCGGGATCTTCGCTCTTATAGCGCTGGGAGCCTTCACCAAGTCCGCCCAAGTGCCTTTCCATTTCTGGCTGCCTGACGCGATGGCAGCTCCGACACCGGTGAGCGCCTACCTTCACTCAGCGACGATGGTGAAGGCAGGGGTATTCCTGTTGGCGAAGTTTTTCCCCATTCTGGGTGGGACGGTGCTATGGCATGACACCCTCACTTTCGTGGGCGTGGTGACCATGCTGGCAGGCGGGTTGTTCGCGCTCGCCCAGACGGATCTGAAGCGGCTGCTGGCCTATTCGACGATGAGCGCGCTTGGAACGCTCGTCATGTTGCTGGGGATGGGGACCGAGTTGGCGATCAAAGCAGCCATGGTATTTTTGGTTGTTCACGCTCTCTACAAGGCTCCGTTGTTCATGATCGCTGGTGTTGTGGACAAGGCGACAGGCACCCGGAACATCACGTTGCTGCAAGGGCTGGGGAAACCGCTTCCCATGCTTTCTTTCGCCGCCGCATTGGCCGCATTCTCAATGTCAGGGCTTCCGCCATTCATTGGGTTCATTGGCAAGGAGCTTCTCTATGAGGCGGAACTCCAGGCGACCCATTTTGCGATTTTGCTCACCACCTTGGGTTTCGCGGCGAATGCGGTGAATGTCGCGGTAGCTCTGAAGGTGGGAATTTCTCCATTCAGAAAGCGTGGCGAGATGCCTGAAGTCAATCCGAAGGCGCGCAAGTCCGCCCTGCTGATCGGTCCGTTGCTGCTCGCGGTGGCAGGGGCGGTCGTCGGGCTTTTTCCCGGTCTTCTCGGGAGGGGCCTTGTCGATCCCGCGGTCCGGGACATCGTAGGCCATCCGGTGGAATCAGGTCTAAAACTGTGGCATGGGTTCAGCCTGCTGTTGGCGATCAGCGGTGTTACGGTCGTGGCAGGGGTGTTTCTTTACGTGTTCCGGGACAAGGTGAGGGCGGTCATCGGCCTGGGTCTCCAACGCATTCCTCTGAAGGCTTCGGAGCTGTTTGATCACGGCGTCCATTCGACGATCGGAGCGGCCGGATCCATCACGCGGTTTTTTCAGCACGGCAATCTCCGCCTTTATCTGGTAGTGGTGATTCTTTGTCTCTCATCCCTGATAACTGCGGCATTGTGGGGCAGCGCTTGGGCTGGCTTCCCCCAAAGCGGCCCGGTGAGGTTGTTGCCGCTCGGTGTCGCGGTGTTGATGGTGTTTGCCGGTGTCGTTGCGATCCGGTCCAGATCAACAGTGATGGCGGTTTTGGCCATGGGTGGGGTGGGCTACGGAGTGGCACTTGTATTCGCTCTCGTTGGTGCTCCGGACCTGGCTCTCACGCAGGTGCTAGTGGAGACACTCACGCTGGTGCTTTTCGCGTTGGTGATACGGCAACTGCCGCCGATCCAGTCTGTCGCCCGCTCCTCCGTGAGGCGGAGAAGATGGGACTTCATCATCGCGCTGGCCGGGGGACTGGCAATCACCGTAGCCTTGCTTGCCGTGAGGACCAGCCCGATGCCGGACGAACTCAGGGTTTCTGCCGAAATGTCGGAACGCAGCTATCCGGAAGCTTTCGGCAGGAATGTGGTGAACGTGATTCTGGTGGACTTCCGGGCGCTGGATACGTTGGGCGAAATCTGCGTGCTGGCCATCGCTTCAATCGGGGTCGCGGGATTGCTGCTTGGCAGCGGACGCCGCAATGCGGAAGCGGAGCTGGCGGTGGCGACACCCCTGTTCCGAACGGCTGTCACCTGGATGACCCCGCTGTTGATCTTCATGTCGGTGCTGCTGCTTTTCCGAGGACACAACGAGCCCGGAGGTGGGTTCATCGGTGGTCTGGTGGCGGGGGCCGGATTGGTGTTGAAACGCTTGGCTCAAGCTGACAGGCCTGTCCACGGAGCCAGAACCCCTCTGCTGTTCATCGCGGGAGGGGTGGCGGCTGCACTGGCAAGCGTCCTGCCATCCTTGTTTTCCCGGTTGCCGTTCATGCAGGGTGTATGGATCGGAAGCCTGTGGCTGCCATTTGTGGGCAAGACGAAATTCGGCACTCCGTTCCTGTTCGACTGTGGGGTGTATCTGGTCGTGGTGGGGGTCTCCCTGCTCATCCTGACGAGATTGATCCGTTCGGAAAATCCCAAGCCTTTGGCAAAATCATAA
- a CDS encoding response regulator transcription factor, with protein MKQILIVEDVAETRHWLAGVVRIAFSECTIQEAATVDAARELWNRTVFDLALIDLGLPDGSGLDVLRSLREVSPSTLCVITTVVGDNSHIISALSAGAQGYLLKQQPADQLSRQLVQLHEGIPALSPSIARRIMEHFRMTGPVEDDDSGLSEREKQTLSLIARGFRNADVAENLGIAESTVASHIKSIYRKLGISTRAEASWHATRLGL; from the coding sequence ATGAAGCAGATACTGATCGTTGAAGACGTGGCGGAGACGCGACATTGGCTCGCCGGAGTGGTGAGGATTGCTTTCAGCGAATGTACCATCCAAGAGGCGGCGACGGTGGACGCCGCGCGGGAGCTTTGGAACAGAACCGTTTTCGACCTCGCGCTCATCGACCTGGGGCTGCCCGACGGTTCCGGCCTTGATGTGTTGCGATCTCTCCGCGAGGTCTCCCCTTCCACGCTCTGCGTGATCACCACCGTCGTCGGGGACAATTCCCACATAATCTCGGCTCTGTCGGCCGGTGCGCAAGGGTATCTTCTCAAGCAGCAGCCTGCCGATCAGTTGAGCCGTCAATTGGTCCAGCTCCACGAGGGCATACCCGCTCTTTCTCCGTCGATCGCACGCCGGATCATGGAACATTTCCGCATGACCGGTCCAGTGGAGGACGACGATTCCGGGTTGAGTGAGCGTGAGAAGCAGACTCTCTCGCTCATCGCACGAGGATTCCGCAATGCCGATGTGGCGGAGAATCTCGGAATCGCTGAATCGACCGTGGCTTCCCATATCAAGTCGATCTATCGAAAGCTTGGCATTTCCACTCGCGCCGAGGCGAGCTGGCACGCTACGCGACTCGGTCTTTGA